One Benincasa hispida cultivar B227 chromosome 5, ASM972705v1, whole genome shotgun sequence genomic window carries:
- the LOC120077274 gene encoding uncharacterized mitochondrial protein AtMg00810-like, with translation MKDFEPLSYFGLEISSRFDGYYLSQAKYVSNILARFGITDFATSSTPLDPNVCLTPFDGVPFKNLTLYRQLVVNLIYLTVTRPDIAYAVYVVSQFMAAPHTIHFIALLRILCYVKGSLGHGL, from the coding sequence atgaaagattttgAACCACTTAGTTATTTTGGCCTTGAGATCTCATCTCGCTTTGATGGGTACTACTTATCTCAAGCAAAATATGTCTCTAATATATTGGCTCGTTTTGGTATTACTGACTTTGCCACCTCCTCAACACCCCTAGATCCGAATGTTTGTCTTACCCCTTTTGATGGTGTCCCTTTCAAAAATCTCACTCTATATCGACAACTTGTTGTCAATCTTATCTATTTAACTGTGACTCGCCCAGATATTGCCTATGCAGTTTATGTTGTCAGTCAATTCATGGCAGCTCCTCACACTATACACTTTATTGCCCTTCTTCGTATTCTTTGCTATGTTAAAGGTAGTCTTGGTCATGGACTTTAG